A stretch of the Chitinophagaceae bacterium genome encodes the following:
- a CDS encoding SRPBCC family protein, whose protein sequence is MKTLKRIGIFIAAFLLLLLVISFFLPAKVHVERVAVINAQPAIVFNQVNNLHNWNNWMPWNKLDPNMKITYFGPEEGTGAGYSWMSDNEQVGKGKLSITESKTNQSIITSLDFMEHGIATGSFGFEEADGGTKVTWGMDMDMGMNPMARYLGLFMDQMLGGDFDKGLSDLKRTSESYTPPVQPEINPMPADSTEPAVKPS, encoded by the coding sequence ATGAAAACATTAAAACGCATCGGAATTTTCATAGCGGCTTTCTTGCTTCTGCTATTGGTCATTTCGTTTTTCCTTCCCGCGAAAGTGCATGTGGAAAGGGTTGCAGTTATTAATGCGCAACCAGCAATCGTATTTAACCAGGTGAATAATCTTCACAACTGGAACAACTGGATGCCATGGAATAAACTTGATCCGAATATGAAGATTACGTATTTCGGACCAGAGGAAGGAACAGGTGCAGGCTACTCCTGGATGAGTGACAATGAGCAAGTAGGCAAAGGGAAGTTATCTATCACTGAAAGTAAGACCAATCAATCCATCATCACTTCATTGGATTTTATGGAACATGGTATTGCAACAGGTTCATTTGGTTTTGAGGAGGCTGATGGAGGAACGAAAGTAACCTGGGGCATGGACATGGATATGGGTATGAATCCTATGGCGAGATATTTAGGTTTGTTTATGGATCAAATGTTGGGTGGAGATTTTGATAAAGGGTTATCCGATTTAAAGAGAACATCGGAGAGCTATACACCACCAGTGCAACCAGAAATAAATCCTATGCCTGCTGACTCTACGGAACCAGCAGTGAAGCCTTCCTGA